One segment of Castanea sativa cultivar Marrone di Chiusa Pesio chromosome 3, ASM4071231v1 DNA contains the following:
- the LOC142628516 gene encoding uncharacterized protein LOC142628516, which produces MCMEVLGFFISRRCEENLWDPVRASRGGQAFSHLFFANDLVLFAKAGMKNCISVRETLDTFCELSSQKVSLNKSKVYFSPNTCPETRGELCEVLGIHLTSNLGKYLGFPIKHPGSTSQDFNFVVERVQNKLQGWKANLLSMAGRVVIAQSVL; this is translated from the coding sequence ATGTGTATGGAAGTGCTTGGTTTCTTTATTTCACGAAGATGTGAGGAGAATCTGTGGGATCCGGTCCGGGCTTCTAGAGGTGGGCAAGCTTTCTCCCATCTTTTCTTTGCCAACGACTTGGTTCTTTTTGCTAAAGCTGGTATGAAGAATTGTATTAGTGTGAGAGAGACTTTGGATACCTTTTGTGAATTGTCGAGTCAAAAAGTCAGCCTAAACAAGTCTAAGGTGTATTTTTCCCCAAATACTTGCCCTGAAACCAGAGGGGAGTTATGTGAGGTGCTTGGCATTCACTTGACCTCGAATCTTGGTAAATACTTGGGCTTCCCGATCAAGCATCCGGGATCTACTTCTCAAGATTTTAACTTTGTGGTGGAGAGGGTGCAAAATAAGTTGCAAGGTTGGAAAGCAAACTTACTTTCAATGGCTGGAAGGGTAGTTATTGCTCAATCAGTTCTCTAG